One Nitrosomonas sp. PY1 DNA window includes the following coding sequences:
- the miaB gene encoding tRNA (N6-isopentenyl adenosine(37)-C2)-methylthiotransferase MiaB — translation MSNKLYIKTFGCQMNEYDSEKMADVLHAAYGMEATDDPAQADVILFNTCSVREKAQEKVFHDLGRVRHLKEKNPHLLIGVGGCVASQEGKAIVTRAPFVDVVFGPQTLHRLPQLIETRKATGRPQVDISFPEIEKFDHLPPARTEGATAFVSIMEGCSKYCSFCVVPYTRGEEVSRPLDDVLTEIAVLADQGIKEITLLGQNVNAYLGVMDDGEIADFALLLEYLHEIPGIERIRYTTSHPKEFTTRLVEAYRNLPKLVNHLHLPVQSGSDRVLAAMKRGYSVLEYKSIIRKLRAIRPDISLSSDFIVGFPGETESDFAATMKLIEELNFDESYSFVYSPRPGTPAADLPDETPQEVKLERLHRLQAQINQQARKISQSMVNSVQRVLLEGVSKKNAGEFSGRTDNNRVVNLTSSPEHVGSFINVRITEARAHSLRGEMLSE, via the coding sequence GTGAGTAACAAACTATATATCAAAACTTTTGGTTGCCAGATGAATGAGTACGACTCGGAGAAAATGGCCGATGTGCTGCATGCTGCATATGGCATGGAGGCAACCGACGATCCCGCTCAAGCCGATGTGATCTTATTTAATACTTGTTCTGTGCGCGAGAAAGCGCAAGAAAAAGTATTTCATGATCTGGGTCGTGTACGCCATTTGAAAGAAAAAAATCCTCATTTGTTGATTGGCGTGGGAGGGTGTGTCGCGAGCCAGGAAGGGAAGGCGATTGTGACCCGCGCTCCATTCGTCGATGTGGTCTTTGGTCCGCAAACATTGCATCGGTTACCACAGTTGATTGAAACACGTAAAGCGACTGGTCGGCCACAAGTGGATATTTCGTTTCCTGAAATCGAAAAATTCGACCATCTACCGCCGGCCCGTACCGAAGGCGCTACAGCATTCGTATCAATCATGGAAGGCTGTAGCAAGTATTGCAGCTTTTGCGTAGTGCCTTATACGCGGGGAGAGGAAGTATCCCGTCCACTTGATGATGTGTTGACGGAAATTGCCGTACTGGCAGACCAAGGCATTAAGGAAATCACTCTGCTAGGGCAAAATGTCAATGCCTATTTGGGCGTCATGGATGACGGCGAGATTGCCGATTTTGCTTTGTTATTGGAATATTTGCACGAAATTCCCGGCATTGAGCGCATTCGCTATACTACCTCGCATCCTAAAGAATTTACTACACGCTTAGTTGAAGCGTATCGCAACTTGCCAAAACTGGTCAATCATTTGCATTTGCCAGTGCAATCCGGCTCCGACCGGGTGCTTGCAGCAATGAAACGTGGCTACAGCGTGCTGGAATATAAATCGATCATTCGAAAACTACGCGCTATTCGTCCAGATATTTCATTATCTTCAGATTTTATTGTGGGATTTCCTGGAGAAACCGAGTCCGATTTTGCGGCCACAATGAAATTAATTGAAGAATTAAATTTTGACGAATCGTATAGCTTTGTTTATAGCCCTCGCCCTGGCACACCTGCCGCAGATTTACCCGATGAAACGCCGCAGGAAGTCAAGCTAGAACGATTGCACCGCTTGCAAGCACAAATCAATCAACAAGCTCGCAAAATCAGTCAAAGCATGGTGAATTCGGTACAACGGGTATTACTGGAAGGTGTTTCTAAAAAGAATGCCGGTGAATTTTCCGGTCGAACCGATAATAATCGAGTCGTCAATCTAACAAGCAGTCCTGAACATGTCGGCAGCTTCATCAATGTTCGTATTACCGAAGCGCGCGCTCATTCTCTACGCGGCGAAATGCTATCGGAATAA
- a CDS encoding AlkA N-terminal domain-containing protein codes for MESSPVIKTQLTCKIELPKHYHINAILAFHQRDPQAIAEYVNEHSLTKGLLWNEQPACLTIHFQSGVAQAQLTLDGTVNNGDSALLSKYLHRLLGLTQAIEEFEQCFRNHPELGPMLRKQTGLRIPTTFSVFEAISWAIIGQQISVNAAVSIRRKLIRYTDISHSSGLLCYPNAERIAQLRVEELRNCGLSLTKAEALLTVSRMLSNGELHFTDEFTVPPIDSLQRQLGAVRGIGLWTINYVLLRGFGWLDASLHGDVAVRRGLQKLLASPNKMSEKQVQQWLEQFSPWRALVAVHLWSLGSVMGA; via the coding sequence ATGGAATCAAGTCCGGTGATTAAAACACAATTGACCTGCAAGATTGAACTGCCGAAACACTACCACATTAACGCAATTCTAGCGTTTCATCAGCGTGACCCCCAAGCAATTGCAGAATATGTTAATGAGCATTCGCTAACCAAAGGGTTGCTTTGGAATGAGCAACCAGCTTGCTTGACCATCCATTTTCAATCCGGTGTCGCGCAAGCTCAGTTAACCCTTGATGGAACTGTAAACAACGGCGACTCTGCTTTACTGAGCAAGTATTTGCACCGATTATTGGGATTAACCCAAGCAATCGAGGAATTTGAGCAATGTTTTCGGAATCACCCTGAGTTAGGTCCTATGCTGCGTAAACAAACGGGGTTGCGAATTCCTACTACTTTTTCCGTTTTTGAAGCAATCAGCTGGGCGATCATTGGACAACAGATCAGTGTCAACGCCGCCGTATCAATTCGGCGCAAACTAATTCGCTACACCGATATTTCACACTCAAGCGGATTATTGTGCTACCCAAATGCCGAACGCATCGCGCAACTGCGCGTAGAAGAACTGCGCAATTGCGGACTTTCCTTGACCAAAGCCGAAGCCTTGCTGACCGTCAGCCGTATGCTCTCAAATGGTGAATTACATTTCACAGATGAATTTACGGTACCTCCCATCGACAGCCTACAGCGACAACTCGGTGCGGTTCGTGGTATCGGCCTTTGGACCATTAATTATGTTTTATTGCGTGGCTTTGGATGGCTTGATGCTTCATTACACGGCGATGTTGCCGTGCGTCGCGGTTTACAGAAACTTCTTGCTAGCCCTAACAAAATGAGTGAAAAGCAAGTACAGCAATGGTTGGAGCAATTTTCCCCTTGGCGTGCATTGGTCGCTGTGCATTTATGGTCATTAGGAAGTGTGATGGGAGCATAA
- the cas1f gene encoding type I-F CRISPR-associated endonuclease Cas1f, with translation MEQLTDLKAILHSKRANIYYLEKCRVMQKDGRVLYLTEAKDEQLYWNIPIANTTVILLGTGTSITQAAVRMLASAGVLIGFSGGGGTPLLAGSEIEWLTPQSEYRPTEYVQGWLSFWFDEAKRLWVAKHFQLMRINYLQNVWNKDKDLKNENFFIDDQDVMQAFSGLSNKVEQANNVTELLLIEAQLTKNLYKIAVSRTQQKDFVRNYDSTDSANAFLNHGNYLAYGLAAATLWVLGIPHGFAVMHGKTRRGALVFDIADLVKDAIVLPWAFVCAKEKMSEQEFRQQILQKFTEHKALDFMFGQVKATATNNSGCF, from the coding sequence ATGGAGCAACTTACAGATTTAAAAGCAATATTACATTCCAAGCGGGCTAATATTTACTATTTGGAGAAATGCCGGGTAATGCAAAAAGACGGTCGTGTTCTCTATTTGACAGAAGCCAAGGACGAGCAGCTCTACTGGAATATTCCGATTGCCAATACCACAGTTATTTTATTAGGTACCGGCACTTCCATTACCCAAGCGGCAGTTCGTATGCTCGCATCTGCGGGTGTTTTGATCGGCTTTAGCGGTGGAGGTGGTACGCCACTACTAGCAGGTAGTGAAATCGAATGGTTGACACCGCAAAGTGAATACAGGCCGACCGAATACGTACAGGGATGGTTATCATTCTGGTTCGATGAAGCGAAACGATTGTGGGTTGCCAAACATTTTCAACTGATGCGCATCAATTACCTGCAAAATGTATGGAACAAGGATAAGGACCTGAAAAATGAAAATTTCTTTATCGACGATCAAGATGTCATGCAGGCGTTTTCAGGTCTCTCAAACAAAGTCGAGCAAGCAAACAATGTCACTGAATTACTGTTGATCGAAGCTCAACTCACCAAAAACCTCTACAAAATAGCCGTCAGCCGAACCCAGCAAAAAGATTTCGTGCGTAATTACGACAGCACCGACAGCGCCAATGCTTTTCTCAATCATGGTAATTACTTAGCTTACGGATTGGCTGCGGCTACACTTTGGGTATTGGGTATTCCGCACGGTTTTGCTGTGATGCACGGCAAAACCCGCCGAGGCGCATTGGTGTTCGATATCGCCGACCTCGTCAAAGACGCCATCGTCCTGCCTTGGGCTTTTGTTTGTGCCAAGGAAAAAATGAGTGAACAGGAATTCCGCCAGCAGATTCTGCAAAAGTTTACCGAACACAAGGCTTTGGATTTTATGTTTGGTCAGGTAAAAGCAACCGCTACAAATAATAGCGGTTGCTTTTAA
- the cas3f gene encoding type I-F CRISPR-associated helicase Cas3f: MMVTFVSECEKKALNRTRRVFDAFANRIGNNTWQTVITEEGLIAVKTLLRKTATKNTAVACHWIRSRSRSELVWIVGNRRRFNAQGIVPVNSTAKNLLNSQWENNWTYLPAIKALVAISALLHDWGKATALFQAKLKSGTTKGDPLRHEWISCLLLNALVRHAGDSDEAWLSLLQSGELNEQTLKTIVTQNATKPMADLPPLAQLVAWLVVSHHRLPFRVKPENEIISERGQSSYKERDTVQRVLQSIMPEWGYQNKFDEMDYKKRVVSCFEFPGGLLSQSSQWLKYLKKWSTRLLQAQPQIQQLFDNGAHRLLLHHARLCLMLGDHYYSSCPAKNDWQSLVTLFANTDDKRNYKQKLDEHLVGVCENALKISQTLSRFSSEMESAYDIKALKQKSPAGYEWQDKAVENIKQFKFQHEAIREQGYGCFIVNMASTGCGKTIVNAKIMRALSDDGESLRYILALGLRTLTLQTGDEYRYRIGLKNDELAVLIGSAAVKELHEQAQKKHEQEPAFEELGAESLEQLLEEDLHYGDAPTAEFLDVLFPEKHKAKHKAFLYKPVLACTIDHIIAATEILRGGKYILPCLRLLSSDLVIDEVDDFDGADLVAIGRLIHLAGMLGRKVMISSATIPPALAEGFFNAYQAGWQLHSHFKQASPIIACAWIDEFTARMERVDQSDVKNRCYQYQSLHRQFIDKRVINLQKQVVKRKAFIVRCDDLLLEKNDEQSRQQRYFEKIRQTVYHLHSSHHTIDARTGKKVSFGVIRTANISPCVALTQFLLQADWEENYTPRIMTYHSRQVLLLRQGQEKHLDNVLKRKEKPGEMPEGLKDPIIRHHLDNTHAEHVMFILVATPVEEVGRDHDFDWAIIEPSSFRSIIQLAGRVRRHRQGSVEQANIAVMQYNLSALRRDDRPAYCRPGYETAKTLRLTTHDLCQLVDETALNHVVNAVPRIQQPESMQPSQRLADLEHQAIHLVLTQYDQKGPQCLQAWLTECWWLTAVPQQLNRFRESEPDMNLYLVWRNGKAVFCEKDECGEFILRQSRNNIAKADAMTETMLGRLWLKRDYQQALLEQTGVESQFNADIEQLITEKSKHYGEITFPKRDNDDRKWFYSDQLGLFQL; encoded by the coding sequence ATGATGGTTACTTTTGTGTCTGAGTGCGAGAAAAAAGCACTTAACAGAACTCGGCGTGTATTCGACGCATTCGCAAACCGTATCGGCAACAACACCTGGCAAACCGTGATCACGGAAGAAGGATTGATCGCGGTCAAAACCCTACTGCGAAAAACCGCAACCAAAAATACTGCTGTTGCTTGTCATTGGATACGGTCGAGAAGCCGCAGCGAGTTGGTGTGGATTGTGGGGAATCGTAGGCGTTTCAATGCACAGGGAATTGTTCCCGTGAATTCCACAGCTAAGAACCTGCTTAATAGTCAATGGGAGAATAACTGGACTTATTTACCCGCTATCAAAGCGCTAGTAGCTATCTCTGCTTTGTTGCATGATTGGGGCAAGGCAACAGCTTTGTTTCAAGCCAAGCTCAAATCCGGAACTACCAAAGGTGATCCCTTACGTCATGAATGGATTTCTTGCTTGTTATTAAATGCTTTGGTTCGACATGCAGGTGATAGTGATGAAGCCTGGTTAAGTCTATTGCAATCAGGTGAACTGAATGAGCAAACACTAAAAACAATTGTCACGCAGAATGCTACCAAGCCCATGGCTGATTTACCCCCGCTGGCGCAACTGGTTGCTTGGTTGGTAGTTTCTCATCATCGTCTTCCGTTCCGCGTAAAACCTGAAAATGAAATTATTTCAGAAAGAGGTCAAAGTTCTTATAAGGAGCGGGATACGGTTCAACGAGTTTTGCAAAGCATCATGCCGGAGTGGGGCTATCAAAACAAATTCGACGAAATGGATTATAAGAAACGTGTAGTCAGTTGTTTTGAGTTCCCCGGTGGCTTGCTTTCTCAATCTTCGCAATGGCTTAAATACTTGAAAAAATGGTCAACCCGCTTATTACAAGCACAGCCGCAAATTCAGCAATTATTCGACAATGGCGCTCACCGTCTGCTGTTACACCATGCGCGTTTGTGCCTGATGTTGGGCGACCATTATTACTCGTCTTGTCCGGCTAAAAATGACTGGCAAAGTCTTGTAACACTGTTTGCAAATACTGATGATAAACGTAATTACAAACAAAAACTCGATGAGCATTTGGTCGGTGTTTGTGAGAATGCGCTGAAAATCAGTCAGACTCTGTCAAGATTTTCATCGGAAATGGAGTCAGCTTACGATATTAAAGCGCTCAAACAAAAAAGCCCTGCCGGGTACGAATGGCAGGATAAAGCCGTTGAAAATATCAAGCAATTCAAATTTCAACACGAAGCTATACGGGAACAAGGCTATGGCTGTTTTATTGTGAACATGGCTAGTACCGGATGCGGTAAAACCATTGTCAATGCCAAGATCATGCGCGCCTTATCCGATGATGGTGAAAGCTTGCGTTACATTCTGGCTTTGGGTTTGCGGACGTTGACGCTGCAAACCGGAGACGAATACCGCTACCGCATCGGTTTGAAAAACGACGAATTGGCTGTTTTAATCGGTTCGGCGGCAGTTAAAGAGTTGCACGAGCAGGCACAGAAAAAGCATGAGCAAGAACCGGCTTTTGAGGAACTAGGCGCGGAATCGCTGGAACAATTATTAGAGGAAGATTTGCATTACGGCGATGCGCCTACCGCAGAATTTCTGGATGTTTTGTTTCCCGAAAAACACAAAGCAAAACACAAAGCCTTTTTATATAAACCGGTACTGGCTTGTACCATCGATCATATCATTGCTGCTACCGAGATTTTACGTGGAGGGAAATATATTCTGCCTTGCCTGCGGTTGCTGTCATCGGATTTAGTGATTGATGAAGTCGATGATTTCGACGGTGCCGATTTAGTCGCCATCGGCCGCCTGATTCATCTCGCCGGGATGCTCGGACGGAAAGTAATGATTTCCTCGGCCACTATTCCCCCGGCATTGGCGGAAGGTTTTTTTAATGCCTATCAGGCTGGATGGCAGTTGCATAGCCATTTTAAACAAGCAAGCCCCATAATTGCCTGCGCGTGGATTGATGAATTTACCGCCCGCATGGAGCGAGTCGATCAGAGTGATGTAAAGAACCGTTGCTACCAGTATCAGAGCCTGCACCGGCAATTTATCGATAAACGGGTCATTAATTTGCAAAAACAGGTGGTCAAGCGTAAAGCTTTTATCGTACGTTGTGACGATTTGCTCTTGGAAAAAAATGATGAACAATCCCGGCAGCAGCGCTATTTTGAAAAAATCCGCCAAACCGTTTATCACCTTCATAGCAGTCATCATACGATTGATGCGAGAACCGGCAAGAAGGTGTCTTTTGGTGTCATCCGCACAGCGAATATTTCACCTTGCGTGGCGCTCACTCAATTTTTACTGCAAGCCGATTGGGAAGAAAACTACACTCCCAGAATCATGACTTATCACAGCCGACAGGTTTTGCTTTTGCGTCAGGGGCAGGAAAAGCACCTGGATAATGTATTAAAGCGTAAGGAAAAACCCGGTGAGATGCCGGAAGGATTAAAAGATCCTATTATCCGACATCACCTTGATAATACACATGCCGAGCATGTCATGTTTATCTTGGTAGCTACACCAGTCGAAGAAGTTGGGCGGGATCACGATTTCGATTGGGCGATCATCGAGCCGTCTTCCTTCCGTTCCATTATTCAATTAGCCGGACGCGTGCGACGGCACCGGCAAGGCAGCGTCGAGCAAGCCAATATCGCTGTGATGCAATATAACCTGAGTGCATTGCGCCGGGATGACAGACCGGCTTATTGCCGCCCCGGTTACGAAACGGCGAAAACGTTACGGTTGACAACGCATGACCTTTGCCAGTTGGTCGATGAAACTGCTTTAAACCATGTAGTCAATGCCGTTCCTCGTATCCAGCAACCTGAATCTATGCAGCCCAGCCAACGCTTGGCCGATTTGGAACACCAAGCAATACACCTGGTATTAACGCAATACGATCAAAAAGGCCCGCAATGCTTACAAGCATGGCTTACCGAATGTTGGTGGTTGACTGCCGTACCGCAACAACTGAACCGGTTTCGTGAGAGCGAACCGGATATGAATTTGTATCTGGTTTGGCGAAACGGAAAAGCAGTGTTCTGTGAAAAGGACGAATGTGGCGAATTCATACTTCGCCAATCGAGAAATAACATTGCCAAAGCCGATGCAATGACGGAAACAATGCTCGGCAGATTGTGGCTAAAAAGAGATTACCAGCAAGCATTGCTTGAGCAGACTGGTGTCGAGAGTCAATTCAACGCCGACATTGAGCAGTTAATTACAGAAAAATCGAAGCACTACGGAGAAATTACGTTTCCTAAACGAGATAACGATGATCGCAAGTGGTTTTATTCGGATCAATTAGGTTTGTTTCAACTGTAA
- the csy1 gene encoding type I-F CRISPR-associated protein Csy1 has translation MSQDINSFLEERKVNWLKARVKASMSDEEQENLVAEANEKFFPATWLPDAAKRAAWLSIVSHPGKFSHPSAKTTSIIAIGKPRHDGYLRSGNVEYELDVLGNAAAMDVYKFLSLTMEDGETVLQHLERDSPEIRTLLTMQTVSYESLKEGFMTIKQTDGENKTDQLVKQVYFPVDDAYHLLSLMTPSGLLTKLKAKIDTMRFSEKTQQAREHRKKNEHHEHGFEDLLELTVTAYGGTKPQNISVLNNQNAGLAYLLPSIPPNLHQRQIRLPTSNFFRNSLWPRQFQESFQTLDRLIKSGINNKPIRDGIHNTLKFLIDQVMQRVFQIRAIATGWSEAEHYRNLPLAQRIWLDDAKLEQRQNHDDWLKEVAAAFAKWLLDSYEYLHKDTQVKLSDDELLEVKKLISEALNSDKEFFK, from the coding sequence ATGAGTCAGGACATTAATTCCTTTCTTGAGGAACGAAAGGTGAACTGGTTGAAAGCTCGAGTAAAAGCATCAATGAGCGATGAAGAGCAAGAAAATCTTGTTGCGGAAGCAAATGAGAAATTTTTCCCAGCTACTTGGCTACCAGATGCAGCCAAACGTGCTGCTTGGTTATCGATAGTCAGTCACCCGGGAAAATTTAGTCATCCAAGTGCAAAAACAACTTCAATTATCGCAATAGGTAAACCAAGACACGATGGCTATTTGCGAAGTGGTAATGTTGAGTATGAACTTGATGTGCTCGGTAACGCGGCTGCAATGGATGTATATAAATTCCTCAGCTTAACTATGGAAGATGGAGAAACCGTCTTACAACATTTGGAGCGTGATAGCCCTGAAATTCGGACTTTATTAACTATGCAGACTGTCAGTTATGAGAGCCTTAAAGAAGGTTTTATGACTATCAAACAAACTGACGGTGAAAACAAAACCGATCAACTGGTTAAGCAGGTTTACTTTCCAGTCGATGATGCCTACCACTTGCTTTCTCTGATGACACCTTCGGGTTTGCTAACAAAGCTGAAAGCAAAAATCGATACTATGCGTTTCTCAGAAAAAACCCAGCAAGCTAGAGAGCATCGTAAAAAAAATGAGCATCACGAACATGGTTTTGAAGATTTGCTGGAACTTACGGTTACTGCGTATGGTGGTACCAAACCACAAAATATCAGTGTTCTTAACAATCAAAATGCTGGATTGGCCTATTTATTGCCAAGCATTCCGCCTAATTTGCATCAACGCCAGATTCGACTCCCCACAAGCAACTTTTTCAGAAATAGTTTGTGGCCACGGCAGTTCCAGGAGAGTTTCCAGACTCTGGATCGCCTCATCAAAAGTGGCATCAATAACAAACCGATTCGAGACGGTATTCACAACACACTTAAATTTTTGATTGACCAGGTTATGCAACGGGTATTCCAGATTCGTGCGATCGCTACAGGTTGGTCGGAGGCGGAGCATTACCGGAATTTACCACTCGCTCAGCGAATATGGCTAGACGATGCCAAACTGGAGCAACGACAGAATCATGATGATTGGCTGAAAGAGGTTGCAGCAGCTTTTGCCAAATGGCTATTGGATAGCTATGAGTATCTGCACAAAGACACTCAAGTGAAATTGAGTGACGACGAGTTGCTTGAAGTGAAAAAACTCATATCGGAAGCACTGAATAGCGACAAGGAGTTTTTCAAATGA
- the csy2 gene encoding type I-F CRISPR-associated protein Csy2: MNMRRFLLISHLKIHNANAMSSPYSIGFPAMTAWLGAMHALQRHLHQQGLNEIELNAVAVSCHQFDLKVYKGPGDFVHSIVGTANPLDKDGSRPAFVEEARCHLEVSLWVEFHGLDSDDHDRFKNLVDTQLQRMKWASGDVLTVKPVEILQIDEDNEHETRKALNRLMLGYVLIERRDLMLKTMQEENKDALDALLDHLKIMHRSTQDENGKVTWSSRRKIPGWLVPIAVGFQGISELGIARNQRDRDTLHRFAESVVTLGEFKMPYRITKLDDMLWQYRVVPEQNLYLCQTLSSTYGD, from the coding sequence ATGAACATGAGACGTTTTTTATTAATATCCCATCTTAAAATCCACAACGCCAATGCCATGAGTAGCCCGTATTCCATTGGCTTTCCGGCGATGACAGCTTGGCTGGGCGCGATGCATGCCTTGCAGCGGCACCTCCACCAACAAGGCTTGAACGAGATTGAGTTGAATGCCGTGGCAGTAAGTTGCCATCAGTTTGATTTAAAAGTTTACAAAGGGCCGGGGGATTTCGTTCATTCGATTGTAGGCACGGCTAATCCATTGGATAAAGACGGCAGTCGTCCGGCCTTCGTCGAAGAGGCGCGCTGTCACTTGGAAGTTTCATTATGGGTCGAATTTCACGGATTGGACAGTGATGATCATGATCGTTTTAAAAATTTAGTTGATACTCAGCTACAGCGTATGAAATGGGCAAGTGGCGACGTATTGACCGTCAAGCCGGTTGAAATTCTACAGATTGATGAAGATAACGAGCATGAAACAAGAAAAGCGCTCAACCGCTTGATGTTGGGGTATGTACTGATCGAACGCCGGGATTTGATGCTGAAAACTATGCAGGAAGAAAACAAAGATGCTCTGGATGCATTACTTGATCATTTAAAGATCATGCATCGCAGTACTCAGGACGAGAACGGTAAAGTCACCTGGAGCAGTCGACGCAAAATACCGGGCTGGCTAGTGCCGATTGCCGTCGGCTTTCAGGGCATTTCCGAGCTTGGCATAGCCAGGAATCAACGTGACCGGGACACACTGCACCGTTTTGCTGAAAGCGTAGTCACATTGGGTGAATTCAAGATGCCTTATCGCATTACCAAACTGGATGACATGCTTTGGCAATACCGTGTTGTGCCTGAACAAAATTTATATCTTTGCCAAACCTTATCATCAACCTATGGAGACTGA
- the csy3 gene encoding type I-F CRISPR-associated protein Csy3, with amino-acid sequence MAVKNDATVLAFEKKLVPSDGYLYGTTWNERHQKDKAIALKLNEKSVRGTISNRLKPALQSDPLKLNAEVEKPNLQTVDACALSENQDTLKLHFTLKILGGVEKPSASNGPKFNESYPKVVQAYIEHEGFKELSRRYATNIANGRYLWRNRVGAEKIEVIVDTGDGQAFTFTAKDFALNRFDSSNPDLQALSNRIAEALCGRLPYLLISIEAFALVGKAQEVYPSEELVLDKGKGNKSKVLYETNGVAAMHSQKIGNALRTIDTWYPGYDSLEIGIGPIAIEPYGAVTNLGKAFRTPKDKVDFYTLFDSFALGESLADKTQQHYVMAVLVRGGVFGQSGKE; translated from the coding sequence ATGGCTGTTAAGAACGACGCAACCGTATTGGCTTTTGAAAAGAAACTGGTACCTTCGGATGGCTATCTGTATGGCACAACATGGAATGAACGCCATCAGAAGGATAAAGCGATTGCATTGAAGCTGAATGAAAAATCGGTGCGTGGTACGATTTCCAATCGATTAAAGCCAGCACTGCAGAGTGATCCATTGAAACTTAATGCAGAAGTTGAAAAACCTAATCTGCAAACTGTCGATGCCTGCGCTTTGAGTGAAAATCAAGATACCTTGAAGCTCCATTTCACATTGAAAATTCTTGGGGGAGTAGAAAAACCCTCGGCCAGTAATGGCCCTAAATTTAATGAATCCTACCCGAAAGTTGTGCAAGCTTACATCGAACATGAAGGTTTTAAAGAATTATCCAGACGTTATGCCACTAACATTGCTAATGGGCGGTATTTATGGCGCAACCGGGTAGGTGCGGAAAAAATCGAAGTGATTGTCGATACCGGAGACGGTCAGGCATTTACCTTCACTGCTAAAGATTTTGCGTTAAATCGCTTCGATTCAAGTAATCCTGATTTACAGGCACTCTCAAATAGAATCGCCGAAGCATTATGTGGACGATTGCCTTATTTGCTTATCAGCATTGAGGCTTTTGCATTGGTCGGAAAAGCGCAGGAAGTTTATCCCAGCGAAGAACTGGTTTTAGACAAGGGAAAGGGTAACAAAAGCAAGGTCCTGTATGAAACTAATGGCGTAGCGGCAATGCATTCGCAGAAAATAGGCAATGCTTTGCGCACAATCGATACTTGGTATCCCGGCTATGACAGTCTGGAAATTGGTATTGGGCCAATCGCGATCGAACCTTATGGGGCAGTAACAAACCTTGGGAAAGCCTTTCGAACGCCTAAAGATAAAGTTGATTTTTATACTTTATTTGACAGCTTTGCATTGGGTGAATCACTTGCCGATAAAACTCAGCAACATTATGTCATGGCTGTCCTGGTGCGTGGCGGGGTTTTTGGCCAGAGCGGTAAGGAATAG
- the cas6f gene encoding type I-F CRISPR-associated endoribonuclease Cas6/Csy4, which produces MKCYQEITLISNADINRHFLWSKTFQQIHLGLVEAQDVQKRVSIGLSIPEYKMGEKFGVLGSKLRLFAPDEATLIQFDADKRLNRLSDYVHCTSIRPVPSTVKGYAVYQREQPKTGKERLARRYAKRHNLDYETAFNHKVELCAKHDNAIECERMLMSYSEMPHKIITTPFIRLKSLSSGNTFCLWIKKRKIESSVSGTFTTYGLSSAASVPEF; this is translated from the coding sequence ATGAAATGCTATCAGGAAATTACTTTAATTTCTAATGCAGATATCAACCGGCATTTCCTCTGGTCCAAAACCTTCCAGCAAATCCACCTTGGACTTGTTGAAGCGCAGGATGTGCAAAAGCGCGTATCGATTGGCTTATCGATTCCCGAATACAAGATGGGTGAAAAATTTGGAGTGTTAGGCAGCAAGCTTCGATTGTTTGCTCCGGACGAAGCTACGCTGATCCAGTTCGACGCGGATAAGCGATTAAACCGCCTGAGCGATTATGTGCATTGCACCAGTATTCGCCCGGTACCAAGCACGGTCAAAGGTTATGCGGTTTATCAGCGTGAGCAACCTAAAACCGGCAAAGAGCGGCTAGCCCGGCGTTATGCCAAGCGACACAACTTGGATTATGAAACTGCGTTTAATCACAAAGTTGAGTTGTGTGCAAAACACGATAATGCAATCGAGTGTGAAAGAATGTTGATGAGTTACAGCGAAATGCCGCACAAAATCATCACAACCCCGTTTATTCGGTTAAAAAGTTTAAGTAGCGGTAATACATTCTGTCTTTGGATCAAAAAAAGGAAAATAGAAAGCAGCGTTAGCGGAACTTTCACAACCTATGGTTTAAGTTCCGCTGCTTCTGTACCCGAATTTTGA